In the Streptomyces sp. BHT-5-2 genome, one interval contains:
- a CDS encoding helicase C-terminal domain-containing protein: MTTATPRTLAEELRNRSDRGLTGLLRTRPDLLNPVPGDLTQLATRAGTRASVVRAVERLDTFALQTAEALAVAPDPCPYGMLAALMTGDAGNAAVAAALPGAVAVLRAQALVWGPDDRLRLVRTARELLTPSAARPSPTGLGPTVAEATAGMSPGRLQEILAAAGLPATHDPVSAVAALTALFADRSRMAALLESAPAEAAAVLDKLLWGPPYGAVTDRPAAHLRWLLDRGLLLPAGARNVVLPREAALHLRAGRAHRAPEPAPPALAPTTARDPQLVDKAAAGQAFTALATVEELLKEWDLGGPPVLRAGGLSIRDLKRTAVALDTTEPLAAFWLELAYAAGLIASDGEADERYAATPAAEDWLQLPDHERWAALVAAWLPATRTPGVVGTADPKGRALAALGPHLDRSPAPEVRHRVLTLLATLPPGTSVPEPALLARLRWERPLRAAAPAGRSPASPSPVPSSSPADDPDAPTATDDLRSRLAQWTLAEAELLGVTGRAALAAHGRALIGTDPNAAPPSTAPAPEAPGPTPLTPAEATASAARAAALLAPLLPEPLDHVLLQADLTAVAPGPLRRPLAEALDVLADVESKGGATVYRFTPASVRRALDAGRSAAELQEFLTTHSRTPVPQPLAYLVDDVARKHGRLRIGAATAYVRCDDDALLSEILADRRAAALRLRRLAPTVLAAQSSPDQLLDGLRAMGYAPAAESAAGDVLVARADSYRTAPRTAPTPVPDGPPPPDRTLLEAAVRAIRAGDLAATAERKPAATPARPSTPALRADSPAPGALPRTTSAETLATMQAAVLTGSPVWIGYVNADGAASQRVIAPVRVEGGYVTAYDHTSDEVRTYPLHRITGVAELADDAV, from the coding sequence ATGACCACCGCTACTCCCCGCACCCTCGCCGAGGAGCTCAGGAACCGTTCCGACCGCGGGCTCACCGGCCTGCTGCGGACCCGGCCCGACCTGCTCAACCCGGTGCCGGGCGACCTGACGCAGCTGGCCACCCGGGCCGGGACCCGGGCGTCGGTGGTCCGCGCGGTGGAGCGGCTGGACACCTTCGCCCTGCAGACCGCCGAGGCGCTGGCGGTCGCCCCCGACCCCTGCCCGTACGGGATGCTGGCGGCGCTGATGACCGGGGACGCCGGGAACGCAGCGGTCGCCGCCGCGCTGCCCGGGGCGGTCGCCGTACTGCGCGCCCAGGCCCTGGTGTGGGGCCCGGACGACCGGCTGCGGCTGGTGCGCACCGCCCGGGAACTCCTCACCCCGAGCGCCGCCCGCCCCTCCCCGACCGGTCTGGGCCCGACCGTCGCCGAGGCCACCGCCGGGATGTCGCCGGGCCGGCTCCAGGAGATCCTGGCCGCGGCCGGGCTGCCCGCCACCCATGACCCGGTGTCCGCGGTCGCCGCCCTGACCGCGCTGTTCGCCGACCGCTCCCGGATGGCCGCGCTGCTGGAGAGCGCGCCCGCCGAGGCCGCCGCCGTCCTGGACAAGCTGCTGTGGGGCCCGCCGTACGGGGCGGTCACCGACCGTCCGGCCGCGCATCTGCGCTGGCTGCTGGACCGCGGGCTGCTGCTCCCGGCGGGCGCCCGCAATGTCGTACTGCCCCGGGAGGCCGCGCTGCATCTGCGCGCCGGCCGTGCGCACCGCGCCCCCGAGCCGGCGCCGCCCGCCCTGGCTCCGACCACCGCCCGCGATCCCCAGCTTGTGGACAAAGCCGCCGCGGGCCAGGCGTTCACCGCGCTGGCCACCGTCGAGGAACTGCTCAAGGAGTGGGACCTCGGCGGCCCGCCCGTCCTGCGCGCCGGCGGCCTCAGCATCCGCGACCTCAAGCGGACCGCGGTCGCCCTGGACACCACCGAACCGCTCGCCGCCTTCTGGCTCGAACTCGCCTACGCCGCCGGCCTGATCGCCTCCGACGGCGAGGCCGACGAGCGCTACGCCGCCACCCCGGCCGCCGAGGACTGGCTCCAGCTCCCCGACCACGAGCGCTGGGCGGCCCTGGTCGCCGCCTGGCTGCCCGCCACCCGCACCCCCGGAGTGGTCGGCACCGCCGACCCCAAGGGCCGTGCGCTGGCCGCCCTCGGCCCGCACCTGGACCGTTCCCCGGCCCCCGAGGTCCGCCACCGCGTCCTGACCCTGCTGGCCACGCTCCCGCCCGGCACCTCCGTCCCGGAGCCGGCCCTGCTCGCCCGGCTGCGCTGGGAACGCCCCCTACGGGCCGCCGCCCCGGCCGGCCGGTCCCCGGCGTCCCCCTCCCCCGTCCCCTCCTCTTCCCCGGCCGATGACCCGGACGCCCCCACGGCGACCGACGACCTCCGCTCCCGGCTCGCCCAATGGACCCTCGCCGAGGCCGAGTTGCTGGGCGTGACCGGCCGCGCCGCCCTCGCCGCCCACGGCCGCGCCCTGATCGGCACGGACCCGAACGCCGCCCCTCCGAGCACGGCCCCCGCCCCGGAAGCCCCCGGCCCCACTCCCCTCACCCCGGCCGAGGCCACCGCCTCCGCCGCCCGGGCCGCCGCCCTGCTCGCCCCGCTGCTGCCCGAACCCCTCGACCACGTCCTGCTCCAGGCCGACCTGACCGCCGTCGCCCCCGGCCCGCTGCGCCGCCCGCTCGCCGAGGCGCTCGACGTGCTGGCCGACGTCGAGTCCAAGGGCGGCGCCACCGTCTACCGCTTCACCCCCGCCTCGGTGCGCCGCGCCCTGGACGCCGGCCGGTCCGCCGCCGAGCTCCAGGAGTTCCTGACCACCCACTCCCGCACCCCGGTGCCGCAGCCGCTGGCCTACCTCGTCGACGACGTGGCCCGTAAACACGGCCGGTTGCGGATCGGCGCGGCCACCGCCTACGTCCGCTGCGACGACGACGCGCTGCTCTCCGAGATCCTCGCCGACCGCCGCGCCGCCGCCCTGCGACTGCGCCGGCTGGCCCCGACGGTGCTCGCCGCCCAGTCCTCCCCGGACCAACTCCTCGACGGGCTGCGGGCGATGGGCTACGCCCCGGCCGCCGAGTCCGCCGCCGGCGACGTCCTGGTGGCCCGCGCCGACTCCTACCGCACCGCGCCCCGCACCGCCCCGACCCCGGTGCCGGACGGCCCGCCGCCGCCCGACCGCACCCTCCTGGAGGCGGCGGTCCGCGCCATCCGCGCCGGCGACCTCGCCGCCACCGCCGAACGCAAACCGGCCGCCACGCCCGCCCGCCCCTCGACGCCGGCACTGCGTGCCGACAGCCCGGCCCCGGGCGCGCTGCCCCGGACCACCTCCGCCGAGACCCTGGCCACCATGCAGGCCGCGGTCCTCACCGGCTCCCCCGTCTGGATCGGCTACGTCAACGCGGACGGCGCCGCCAGCCAGCGCGTGATCGCCCCCGTACGCGTCGAGGGCGGCTACGTCACCGCCTACGACCACACCTCCGACGAGGTCCGCACCTACCCCCTGCACCGCATCACCGGCGTCGCCGAACTCGCCGACGACGCGGTCTGA
- a CDS encoding amino acid adenylation domain-containing protein yields MSPAEPLRPHPAGPLTAPDGGRFPGSADDVRLDGLLARAAALHPERPALAAAGESWTYAEVERGVGTLAGQLTAAGVVPGDRVGVYAPKSAAAVLAIYAALRAGAVVAPLDPADPPARTARMARAAGLSVLLTPDRSLPAGRSAAAEAAEGAETTEGTLDHGLNWLRLRGGADRPAPLPAPTDRGGYILFTSGSTGWPKGVLLSHANVAHFALWAAAELGLRETDRVGSQASLTFDLTTFDLFSTASAGACAVLMPDLLRAFPRDVVGWLREHRITVFYAVPSLYHGMLQRGGMAEEGLPPSLRAAAFAGEPFVPQLLERYLALAGERIPFYNLYGPTETNVCTYLRVPPDWRAGQELSVGRAIAGDVVEVLDEDGRPTDGEGEIHVAGPTVFQGYLQQGELRDPTRTVPFRDGTVRRAYATGDLGRIDDQGRVLLRGRRDSQVKRRGHRIDLLDVESAVLDLPQVATAAVVAKEGAHRGEIWAYVQSRGAALTARALLTELRAALPQRMLPDRVIPVAALPLTARGKVDRLALSTQAPDLPHTDRTIDQQAGRTTDRTTDRTTDTEEISA; encoded by the coding sequence ATGAGCCCGGCGGAACCCCTGCGCCCGCACCCCGCAGGCCCCCTCACCGCCCCGGACGGCGGACGGTTCCCGGGCTCCGCGGACGACGTCAGACTGGACGGCCTCCTGGCCCGGGCCGCCGCGCTGCACCCCGAACGGCCGGCCCTGGCCGCCGCGGGCGAGAGCTGGACCTACGCCGAAGTGGAGCGCGGCGTCGGGACGCTGGCCGGGCAGCTCACCGCGGCGGGGGTGGTCCCGGGCGATCGGGTCGGCGTGTACGCCCCCAAGTCAGCCGCTGCCGTACTGGCCATCTACGCCGCGCTGCGGGCCGGGGCGGTGGTGGCCCCCCTCGATCCCGCGGACCCCCCGGCCCGCACGGCACGGATGGCCCGCGCCGCCGGGCTCTCGGTGCTCCTGACCCCGGACCGCAGCCTGCCCGCCGGCCGAAGCGCCGCCGCCGAGGCCGCCGAAGGGGCCGAGACCACAGAGGGCACCCTCGACCACGGGCTCAACTGGCTCCGCCTGAGGGGCGGGGCGGACCGCCCGGCTCCGCTGCCCGCGCCCACGGACCGGGGCGGCTACATCCTGTTCACCTCCGGCAGCACCGGCTGGCCCAAGGGAGTCCTGCTCTCGCACGCCAACGTCGCCCACTTCGCGTTGTGGGCCGCGGCGGAGCTGGGGCTCCGTGAGACCGACCGGGTGGGCTCGCAGGCATCCCTCACCTTCGACCTCACCACCTTCGACCTGTTCAGCACCGCCTCGGCCGGTGCCTGTGCGGTCCTGATGCCGGACCTGCTGCGCGCCTTCCCGCGCGATGTGGTCGGCTGGCTGCGGGAGCACCGGATCACCGTCTTCTACGCCGTGCCCTCCCTCTATCACGGGATGCTCCAGCGGGGCGGAATGGCCGAGGAGGGCCTGCCGCCCTCCCTGCGCGCGGCCGCCTTCGCCGGCGAGCCGTTCGTCCCCCAACTCCTGGAGAGATACCTGGCTTTGGCGGGGGAGCGGATACCCTTCTACAACCTCTACGGGCCCACTGAGACCAACGTGTGCACGTATCTGCGGGTGCCCCCCGACTGGCGGGCCGGCCAGGAGCTGAGCGTCGGCCGCGCCATCGCGGGCGACGTGGTCGAGGTGCTGGACGAGGACGGCCGGCCGACCGACGGCGAGGGCGAGATCCACGTCGCCGGGCCCACCGTCTTCCAGGGCTATCTGCAGCAGGGCGAACTGCGTGACCCCACCCGCACCGTTCCCTTCCGCGACGGCACGGTGCGCCGTGCCTACGCCACCGGGGATCTGGGCCGCATCGACGACCAGGGCCGCGTACTGCTGCGGGGGCGGCGCGACTCCCAGGTCAAGCGGCGCGGTCACCGCATCGACCTGCTCGACGTGGAAAGCGCCGTCCTGGACCTGCCCCAGGTCGCGACCGCCGCGGTCGTTGCCAAGGAGGGCGCCCACCGCGGCGAGATCTGGGCGTACGTCCAGAGCAGAGGAGCGGCCCTCACGGCCAGGGCACTGCTGACCGAGCTGCGCGCGGCGCTGCCCCAGCGGATGCTCCCGGACCGGGTGATCCCCGTGGCCGCGCTGCCGCTCACCGCCCGCGGCAAGGTCGACCGTCTCGCGCTGAGCACCCAGGCGCCGGACCTGCCGCACACCGACCGGACCATCGACCAGCAGGCCGGTCGGACCACCGACCGGACCACCGACCGGACCACTGACACCGAGGAGATATCCGCGTGA
- a CDS encoding LysR family transcriptional regulator — translation MNVDLRHLRNFLAVAEARSFTAASKRLHLAQPTLTRSIRALEESLGVRLFDRTTRHIALTPKGSRLRESLMPIIRQLDSTLADIRGGQALRIGFAWGLPELLSTLAVRFGKENASEVELVRRDTAMAGLDTGDVDVALLRGEIQARGVRCVQLYEEERIAAVPTASPLARRPEVRWAELARWPLVVNVVSGTTFPWMWPDGTRPEVGAECRNFDEWLEKVAAGAGFGTAPASAARRYTHPGVRLVPLRDAPLVRTHLAFPVHGTHPLASHLADAAWHAFREVNTPAGKPG, via the coding sequence ATGAACGTCGATCTTCGTCATCTCCGCAACTTCCTTGCCGTGGCGGAGGCACGCAGTTTCACCGCCGCCAGCAAACGGCTTCACCTCGCTCAGCCGACACTCACCCGCAGCATCCGCGCCTTGGAGGAGTCCCTCGGGGTGCGCCTCTTCGACCGCACCACCCGCCATATCGCACTCACCCCCAAGGGCAGCCGCCTGCGCGAGTCGCTCATGCCGATCATTCGGCAACTCGACTCGACCCTCGCCGACATCCGCGGGGGCCAGGCCCTGCGCATCGGATTCGCCTGGGGGCTGCCCGAGCTCCTCTCGACGCTCGCCGTCCGCTTCGGCAAGGAGAACGCCTCGGAGGTGGAGCTGGTGCGCCGGGACACCGCGATGGCCGGGCTGGACACCGGGGACGTCGATGTCGCGCTGCTGCGCGGCGAGATACAGGCCAGGGGCGTGCGCTGCGTACAGCTGTATGAGGAGGAACGCATCGCCGCGGTGCCCACGGCCTCGCCGCTGGCCCGGCGGCCGGAGGTGCGGTGGGCGGAGTTGGCGCGGTGGCCGCTGGTGGTGAACGTCGTGAGCGGCACGACCTTCCCCTGGATGTGGCCCGACGGCACCCGTCCGGAAGTCGGCGCCGAGTGCCGGAACTTCGACGAGTGGCTGGAGAAGGTCGCGGCCGGGGCCGGGTTCGGAACCGCCCCCGCCTCGGCCGCGCGTCGCTACACCCACCCGGGTGTCCGCCTCGTCCCGCTGCGGGATGCCCCACTGGTCCGCACCCACCTGGCCTTCCCCGTGCACGGCACCCACCCACTGGCCTCCCACCTCGCGGACGCGGCCTGGCACGCCTTCCGCGAGGTGAACACCCCGGCGGGGAAGCCCGGGTGA
- a CDS encoding alpha/beta fold hydrolase, translating into MPEVETRNGPIEYTFLDGDPEAAPLVFVHGGTGAIATWNRFPRLLAARTGRRALLFSRHGNGFSGPAKLPRTPRYMHEEGQEKLPELLDLLGVERPVLVGHSDGGSMSLLYASVRPVEAVVALGPHLYCEESTLRGVRAARESFDSGGAFAKRVAMMHADPKTVVEGWSDVWLSPAFRTWSIEGDLDVTAPVLLIQGDQDEYGTLGQLDAAERALSGPVRREVIEGGGHYQHMADDPERVVAAISSFLTEFVPGHRAPEAHV; encoded by the coding sequence GTGCCCGAAGTCGAGACACGGAATGGCCCCATCGAGTACACCTTCCTCGACGGTGATCCGGAGGCGGCTCCGCTGGTCTTTGTGCACGGCGGCACCGGTGCCATCGCCACCTGGAACCGGTTTCCCCGGCTCCTCGCCGCGCGGACCGGGCGTCGCGCGCTGCTCTTCTCCCGCCACGGCAACGGTTTCTCCGGGCCGGCGAAGCTGCCGCGCACCCCCCGCTACATGCACGAGGAGGGGCAGGAGAAGCTGCCCGAGCTGCTGGACCTGCTCGGAGTGGAACGGCCCGTGCTCGTCGGGCACAGCGACGGCGGCTCGATGTCCCTGCTGTACGCCTCCGTCCGGCCGGTCGAGGCGGTGGTCGCGCTCGGCCCGCACCTGTACTGCGAGGAGTCCACCCTGCGGGGCGTCCGGGCAGCCCGTGAATCCTTCGACTCCGGCGGGGCGTTCGCCAAGCGGGTGGCGATGATGCACGCCGACCCGAAGACGGTCGTGGAGGGGTGGAGCGATGTCTGGCTGTCACCCGCGTTCCGCACCTGGAGCATCGAGGGCGACCTCGACGTCACCGCGCCCGTTCTGCTGATCCAGGGCGACCAGGACGAGTACGGCACGCTCGGGCAGCTCGATGCCGCCGAGCGGGCGCTGTCCGGACCGGTCCGGCGCGAGGTGATCGAAGGCGGCGGCCACTACCAGCACATGGCCGACGATCCGGAGCGCGTCGTGGCGGCCATCAGTTCCTTCCTCACCGAGTTCGTGCCCGGCCACCGCGCCCCGGAGGCACACGTATGA